In the Drosophila takahashii strain IR98-3 E-12201 chromosome 3R, DtakHiC1v2, whole genome shotgun sequence genome, one interval contains:
- the LOC108064442 gene encoding uncharacterized protein gives MAASNIPDCVTAELFEDVLKKSIEGYSKVKTFKADSGSAAGENYATIMVRVKIEVELKDGKTKQVSYMVKLPHQGEVFKEMMEKSNVFDIERCMYNEVVPEMEALYKAANVNVTFGAKSYDLKNAKTDYVALEDLGAKGVKNANRLEGFDQTHTEMVLQKMAQWHAATAVRIATKGQYPDIVLHGFYKEENRPMMTGMIKGIGGNFVKSCATYKGHEEYIDKVKALTDVFVDKMFEFAKVDPTEFNVLSHGDTWANNIMFQYDAFGKVKEVFLVDYQLPRYGTVAQDLLYLLISSTKLEDKLSKFDHYIRVYHEHLVEHLKILKYSKAIPSLKDIHLTIIKNGFFAYSVASGTMAAVLLDRTDNASFETFASDGEEGVNFQMRLFNSPRYREHIQVVLPWLLNRGALELN, from the exons ATGGCGGCTTCTAATATTCCCGATTGCGTAACTGCGGAACTCTTTGAGGATGTGCTCAAGAAAAGTATCGAAGGATACTCCAAAGTAAAGACTTTCAAGGCGGACTCGGGATCTGCGGCTGGAGAAAACTATGCTACCATTATGGTGCGAGTTAAGATCGAAGTAGAGCTAAAAG ATGGAAAAACCAAGCAGGTGTCCTATATGGTAAAGTTGCCCCACCAGGGTGAAGTGTTCAAGGAGATGATGGAAAAATCAAACGTTTTCGATATCGAGCGGTGCATGTACAACGAGGTGGTTCCCGAAATGGAGGCTCTCTATAAGGCGGCGAATGTAAATGTCACTTTTGGCGCCAAGAGTTACGATCTCAAGAATGCCAAAACTGACTATGTGGCGCTGGAGGATCTGGGCGCTAAGGGAGTTAAGAACGCTAATCGCCTGGAAGGATTCGATCAAACTCACACCGAAATGGTGCTCCAGAAGATGGCACAATGGCATGCTGCAACGGCTGTGCGGATTGCCACAAAGGGCCAGTACCCCGATATCGTATTGCATGGCTTCTACAAGGAGGAGAACCGGCCGATGATGACTGGAATGATTAAAGGGATTGGTGGAAATTTCGTAAAAAGTTGCGCCACCTACAAGGGTCACGAAGAATACATTGATAAAGTT AAAGCCCTAACTGATGTTTTTGTCGATAAAATGTTCGAGTTTGCCAAAGTCGACCCCACGGAGTTCAATGTGCTAAGCCATGGCGATACCTGGGCCAACAACATCATGTTCCAGTACGATGCCTTCGGAAAGGTCAAGGAGGTATTCCTGGTGGACTACCAGCTACCCAGGTACGGAACTGTGGCCCAGGACCTGCTCTACCTCCTGATCTCCTCCACAAAACTGGAGGATAAGCTGTCGAAATTCGATCACTACATAAGGGTGTACCACGAGCATTTGGTGGAGCACCTTAAAATCTTAAAGTACTCAAAGGCTATTCCCAGCCTAAAAGACATTCACTTGACGATTATCAAGAATGGATTTTTCG CATATTCAGTGGCCAGTGGTACGATGGCCGCCGTTCTTTTAGATCGTACGGATAATGCCAGCTTTGAGACCTTTGCAAGTGACGGTGAAGAGGGTGTTAATTTCCAGATGCGGCTATTTAACAGTCCCCGGTACCGGGAACACATCCAGGTGGTGTTGCCTTGGCTGCTCAATCGTGGCGCCCTGGAACTGAATTAG
- the LOC108064535 gene encoding uncharacterized protein, giving the protein MPPQTKDEEVSERAVTIPDWVKPEVFEDLLKKEVKDYKETKCMRAKAGVAAGENYATIMLRIELDVETKDKSQTTKAFMLKTPHPSEMYRKMIEKTDIFDVERGMYLEVVPELEQLYRDVGLEVKFGAEAYEIEASDYYVLLEDLRPRGFRNINRLEGMDQAHTESVLRKFAQWHAASAVRVETKGPYEEKYRKGFLENEEIVDGFCTRSMKVFMDNIELCKGHETYLKDLKIASAKTLEVVDSLNHPGPDDFKALNHGDGWSNNIMFQYNEKNEIQDTYFVDLQIPKWGTVAQDLYYFLLSSTSLDVKTSKFDYFIWFYHSELVKHLKLLNYSKEPPTLRSIRDALNKYSGWGFICASTIMAYVLLDPVDGADIEKVLGSDDTEFKRSLYVNPRFQKHMEVLLPWLQHRGAME; this is encoded by the exons ATGCCGCCCCAGACAAAGGACGAGGAGGTCAGCGAAAGAGCAGTCACAATTCCGGATTGGGTGAAGCCGGAAGTCTTTGAAGATCTGCTTAAAAAGGAGGTTAAGGATTATAAGGAGACGAAATGCATGAGGGCTAAAGCAGGAGTCGCTGCTGGCGAGAACTATGCCACCATAATGCTGAGAATAGAGCTAGATGTGGAGACAAAAG ATAAATCCCAAACAACCAAGGCATTCATGCTAAAGACTCCCCACCCCTCTGAGATGTATCGCAAGATGATAGAAAAGACGGATATTTTCGATGTGGAACGTGGAATGTATCTGGAAGTGGTGCCCGAATTGGAGCAACTATATCGCGATGTCGGTCTTGAGGTAAAGTTTGGAGCAGAAGCCTACGAGATAGAAGCCAGCGATTACTATGTCCTGCTGGAGGACCTTCGTCCACGGGGTTTCCGGAACATCAATCGCCTCGAAGGAATGGACCAGGCTCACACCGAGAGTGTCCTGCGGAAATTCGCCCAGTGGCATGCTGCTTCTGCCGTCCGAGTGGAAACCAAGGGTCCTTACGAGGAGAAGTACAGGAAGGGCTTTTTGGAGAACGAGGAAATCGTAGATGGGTTCTGTACGCGCAGCATGAAGGTTTTCATGGATAACATCGAGCTGTGCAAAGGTCACGAGACTTATCTAAAGGATTTG AAAATCGCCTCTGCCAAGACATTGGAAGTTGTGGACAGCCTAAACCATCCGGGACCTGATGACTTCAAAGCGTTGAATCATGGCGACGGTTGGTCCAATAACATTATGTTCCAGTACAATGAGAAGAACGAGATACAGGATACCTATTTCGTTGATCTTCAAATCCCCAAGTGGGGCACAGTGGCGCAGGATTTGTACTACTTCCTGCTCTCTTCTACAAGTTTGGATGTCAAGACCTCAAAATTCGATTACTTCATTTGGTTTTACCACTCCGAGTTGGTCAAGCACCTCAAATTGCTGAATTACTCAAAAGAACCGCCCACTTTAAGGAGTATTCGTGATGCTCTTAACAAATACAGTGGATGGG GTTTCATCTGCGCCTCAACTATAATGGCATATGTTCTGCTGGATCCCGTAGATGGCGCTGATATTGAGAAAGTCCTTGGTTCCGACGACACCGAGTTCAAAAGGTCGCTCTACGTTAATCCCAGATTTCAAAAACATATGGAAGTGCTACTGCCATGGCTACAACATCGAGGTGCTA
- the CHKov2 gene encoding uncharacterized protein CHKov2, translating to MTDQTTPKWVNKEIFHGLLEQSNQNFKAILKFVPTSAISKGENYLTIVLRIQIEMQLKDDSTEDVSYILKIPLVPEDQENDFHDMFEAEMDMYDHLIPELEDLYAKNTPISPKFKPLHLKFPGSEIKSDYILLEDLRKKGYRNADRSKGLEQFEVEAALKKLAQWHAASAKRVVELGEYKKGIRESYFTSEHQKLLDDFNINFCMPFLECMQKYNLDPGQLVLISDYTSKLTDLNIEFGKNDPMELSVLNHGDFWCNNFMFKYKDSSEVEDVCFVDFQLPKYGTPAQDLFCMLMTSPKFSIKLAKFDHFIDYYHQQLVDHLALLNYNRNAPTLAQFHTHLHRYSLWAFICAQRMLPIVLLPPGVDSNIGNIMGNSEEAMAFKRKMFLLPAYVDQIKVILPWLINRGYIR from the exons ATGACGGACCAAACAACTCCAAAATGGGTCAATAAAGAGATTTTCCATGGCTTGTTGGAACAGAGTAATCAAAATTTCAAGGCGATACTTAAATTTGTTCCCACATCGGCGATCAGCAAGGGGGAGAATTATTTGACAATCGTGCTACGTATACAAATTGAAATGCAGCTGAAAG ATGATAGCACAGAAGATGTCAGCTATATACTGAAGATTCCCTTGGTGCCGGAAGATCAGGAGAACGATTTTCATGATATGTTCGAGGCGGAGATGGACATGTACGATCATCTCATCCCGGAATTGGAGGACCTGTATGCCAAGAATACTCCAATCTCACCGAAATTCAAGCCTCTGCACTTGAAGTTCCCAGGCTCAGAGATTAAGAGCGACTACATTCTGTTGGAGGACCTACGGAAAAAGGGATACAGAAATGCCGACCGATCTAAGGGCTTGGAGCAATTCGAAGTGGAGGCAGCACTCAAGAAGTTGGCCCAGTGGCATGCAGCCTCGGCCAAAAGAGTCGTTGAACTCGGGGAGTACAAGAAGGGTATTAGGGAAAGTTACTTTACGAGCGAGCATCAGAAACTGTTGGATGATTTTAACATAAATTTCTGTATGCCCTTCCTGGAGTGTATGCAGAAATATAATCTGGACCCAGGACAGCTGGTCCTAATA agCGACTACACATCTAAATTGACCGATCTGAATATAGAGTTCGGAAAGAACGATCCTATGGAGTTAAGCGTGCTAAACCATGGCGATTTCTGGTGCAACAATTTTATGTTCAAATACAAGGATAGTTCAGAGGTGGAGGATGTTTGCTTTGTCGACTTCCAACTGCCTAAATATG GCACTCCCGCCCAGGATCTTTTCTGCATGCTAATGACCTCCCCCAAGTTCTCGATCAAACTGGCAAAGTTCGATCATTTCATAGATTATTATCACCAGCAGCTTGTCGATCATCTCGCTCTGCTCAACTACAATCGGAATGCTCCCACACTAGCTCAGTTTCACACCCATCTGCACAGATACAGTCTCTGGG CTTTTATATGTGCACAGCGAATGCTGCCTATAGTGCTGCTCCCGCCCGGTGTCGATTCAAATATAGGCAATATTATGGGAAACTCGGAGGAGGCGATGGCGTTCAAGCGTAAGATGTTTCTTCTGCCGGCTTACGTGGATCAGATAAAAGTCATACTACCTTGGCTTATTAACCGGGGTTATATAAGATAA
- the LOC108064589 gene encoding uncharacterized protein, with translation MPPQTKDEEICQREVQIPDWVKPEAFQDLLKNEVKDYKETKALRTTAGVAAGENYATIMLRVELDVETKDKSKITKAFMLKTPHHTEAYRRLLEKSDIFDVERGMYLEVVPELEQLYRDVGLEIKFGAKAYEIEASDYYVLLEDLKPRGFRNCDRLQGLDQAHTENVLKKFAQWHAASAVRVDLKGPYNEKYTQGIFSSEEITDAFCRSGENLLKHIDQFEGHEAYVKDLHSVSEKLIDVVNDLKEPKSDEFNALNHGDGWSNNIMFQYNDKNEILSTYFVDLQLPKWGSVAQDLYYFLISSTSLDIKTLKFDYFIWFYHSELVKHLKILNYSKTLPTLKSIRDALNKYSGWAFICSACVMGVVLLDPTDDGDLDKILSKEDSSFKNSIYTNPRFRRHMEVLLPWLQHQGALE, from the exons ATGCCGCCGCAGACGAAGGACGAAGAAATTTGCCAAAGGGAAGTACAAATACCGGACTGGGTAAAGCCGGAAGCATTTCAGGATCTGCTTAAAAATGAGGTCAAGGATTACAAGGAAACGAAAGCTTTAAGGACCACGGCAGGAGTCGCTGCTGGCGAGAACTATGCCACCATAATGCTTAGGGTAGAACTGGATGTGGAGACCAAAG ataaatcaaaaattaccaAGGCATTTATGCTAAAAACACCCCACCATACTGAGGCCTATCGCAGACTTCTCGAAAAGTCGGATATTTTCGATGTGGAACGTGGAATGTATCTGGAAGTGGTCCCCGAATTGGAGCAACTGTATCGCGATGTGGGTCTTGAGATTAAATTTGGAGCTAAAGCCTACGAAATAGAAGCCAGCGATTACTATGTCCTGCTGGAGGACCTCAAGCCTCGAGGATTCAGAAACTGTGATCGCCTCCAAGGTTTGGACCAGGCTCACACTGAAAATGTCCTGAAGAAATTCGCCCAATGGCATGCGGCCTCTGCAGTTCGCGTGGACCTCAAAGGACCCTACAACGAGAAGTATACACAGGGTATTTTCAGTTCGGAGGAAATTACTGATGCTTTCTGTCGGAGTGGTGAGAACTTATTAAAACATATCGATCAGTTTGAAGGACACGAGGCTTACGTAAAGGATTTG CACAGTGTCTCAGAAAAGTTAATTGATGTGGTAAATGATCTGAAGGAACCAAAATCCGACGAGTTCAACGCCCTGAACCACGGCGATGGTTGGTCTAACAACATTATGTTCCAGTACAATGACAAGAACGAAATTCTAAGTACTTATTTCGTTGATCTGCAACTGCCCAAATGGGGATCAGTAGCCCAGGATTTGTACTACTTTCTGATTTCGTCAACTAGCCTGGACATTAAAACGCTGAAATTCGATTACTTTATTTGGTTCTATCACTCAGAGTTGGTTAAGCATCTAAAAATTCTGAATTACTCAAAAACATTACCCACTTTAAAGAGTATTCGCGACGCCCTTAACAAATACAGTGGGTGGG CCTTCATCTGCTCTGCATGCGTAATGGGAGTTGTCCTGCTGGATCCCACCGATGATGGTGATCTCGATAAAATCTTATCGAAGGAAGACTCCagctttaaaaattccatttacaCTAACCCCAGATTCCGCAGACATATGGAAGTCCTATTGCCGTGGCTACAGCACCAAGGGGCCCTAGAGTAG
- the LOC108064758 gene encoding uncharacterized protein, with amino-acid sequence MAASKVPEWVNAELFEDVLKSTVEGYSKVRNFKAESGSAAGDNYATIMLRVNIEVELQDGTIKQVSYMVKLPHQLEVYKEMMKHTNIFEIERTMYNEVVPEMEALYKAAGVEVTFGAKSYDLKNAKSEYIALEDLCTKGFKNANRLEGLDQAHTERVLRKLAQWHAATAVRVATKGQYPEIVLKGFFKEENKPMMNEMMNGMGQVFLKCCATYEGNEAYIEKVKALKEVIIDEMFRLGEVDPTDFNVLNHGDSWSNNIMFQYDEFGKINEVYMVDYQVSKYGSVAQDLLYFLISSTKLEDKLSKFDYYIKVYHDNLVEHLNILKYSKPVPSLRDIHKVLFKYGIFAYSVATGVMAAVLVDPTESASFENFIGDSAEGVDFQMQMYNNARYRKHIQVILPWLLNRGALDIN; translated from the exons ATGGCGGCTAGTAAAGTACCCGAATGGGTGAATGCGGAACTCTTTGAGGATGTTCTCAAGTCCACCGTGGAGGGGTACTCAAAAGTGAGGAATTTTAAGGCGGAAAGTGGTTCCGCTGCCGGCGACAACTACGCCACTATTATGCTACGCGTTAACATCGAAGTGGAGCTGCAAG ATGGTACAATCAAACAGGTGTCCTACATGGTCAAGTTGCCCCACCAGCTGGAGGTGTACAAGGAGATGATGAAGCACACCAATATCTTCGAAATCGAACGCACCATGTATAATGAGGTTGTTCCTGAGATGGAAGCACTTTACAAGGCGGCCGGTGTGGAGGTTACCTTTGGAGCCAAGAGCTACGATCTGAAGAATGCCAAGAGCGAGTACATAGCTCTGGAGGATCTCTGCACCAAGGGCTTCAAGAATGCCAATCGTCTCGAGGGACTCGATCAAGCGCACACGGAGAGGGTTCTCCGGAAATTGGCCCAGTGGCATGCTGCGACCGCCGTGAGAGTGGCCACCAAGGGGCAGTATCCGGAAATAGTTCTAAAGGGATTCTTCAAGGAGGAAAACAAGCCGATGATGAACGAAATGATGAACGGCATGGGTCAGGTATTCCTCAAGTGCTGTGCCACCTACGAAGGCAACGAGGCCTACATAGAAAAAGTG AAAGCTCTGAAGGAAGTGATAATAGACGAAATGTTCCGGCTGGGTGAAGTTGATCCAACGGATTTCAATGTGCTGAACCACGGCGACTCCTGGTCGAATAACATTATGTTCCAGTACGATGAATTTGGTAAAATCAATGAGGTCTATATGGTAGACTATCAGGTCTCGAAGTACGGATCTGTTGCTCAGGACCTGCTCTACTTCCTGATCTCTTCCACTAAGCTGGAAGACAAATTAAGCAAATTCGATTACTATATAAAGGTGTACCATGATAATCTGGTGGAACATCTAAATATCCTGAAATATTCAAAGCCAGTGCCAAGTCTGCGAGACATACACAAGGTGCTATTCAAATATGGTATTTTCG CTTATTCAGTGGCCACAGGTGTAATGGCTGCCGTTCTTGTAGATCCCACCGAAAGCGCCAGTTTTGAGAACTTTATTGGCGACTCTGCCGAGGGAGTGGACTTCCAAATGCAAATGTACAACAATGCGCGCTACCGAAAACACATTCAGGTCATCCTGCCATGGTTGCTAAATCGCGGAGCTCTGGATATCAATTAG
- the LOC108064770 gene encoding uncharacterized protein, protein MAASKIPDWITADLFEDILKANVEGYSKVKSFKADIGSAAGENYATIMLRVNIEVELQDGKSKPVSYMVKLPHQLEMFQEMMKRTNIFDIERTMYNEVVPEMEALYKAAGVDITFGAKSYDLKNAKTDYVALEDLGIKGFKNANRLEGLDQTHTERVLRKLAQWHAASAVRVDTKGPYADILLKGFFREDSRPMITEMMKGMGANFVKSCATYEGYEVFIDKVKALQPVLVDKLFEFVKVDPTEFNVLNHGDSWSNNIMFQYDAFGKIKEVYMVDYQIPKYGTVAQDLQYFLLSSTKLEDKLTKFDYYIKVYHENLVEHLKILKYSKPIPSLRDIHLALFKYGFFGYTVVTGVMAAVLLDPTDSASFENFMGDTEAGVDFQMQMYNGPRYRKHIQAIMPWLLNRGCLDI, encoded by the exons ATGGCGGCCAGTAAAATTCCCGATTGGATAACTGCTGACTTGTTTGAAGATATACTCAAGGCGAATGTGGAGGGATACTCGAAAGTCAAGAGTTTCAAGGCAGACATTGGATCAGCGGCAGGGGAAAACTATGCCACTATTATGCTGCGGGTTAACATAGAAGTAGAGCTGCAGG ATGGCAAATCAAAACCGGTTTCCTATATGGTAAAATTGCCCCACCAACTGGAGATGTTCCAGGAGATGATGAAGCGGACAAACATCTTTGATATCGAGCGCACAATGTACAATGAGGTAGTTCCGGAAATGGAAGCCCTTTACAAGGCTGCGGGAGTGGATATCACTTTTGGCGCCAAGAGCTACGATCTGAAGAATGCCAAGACTGACTATGTGGCCTTGGAGGATCTGGGGATTAAGGGATTTAAGAATGCCAATCGTCTCGAAGGACTCGATCAAACCCATACGGAGAGAGTGCTACGAAAGTTAGCACAATGGCATGCTGCTTCGGCCGTGCGAGTGGACACCAAAGGACCGTATGCTGATATCCTGTTAAAAGGTTTCTTTAGGGAAGACAGCCGTCCCATGATAACTGAGATGATGAAAGGAATGGGCgcaaattttgtgaaaagCTGCGCTACCTACGAAGGTTACGAGGTCTTTATAGATAAAGTC AAAGCCTTGCAGCCTGTTTTAGTCGACAAGCTTTTCGAGTTTGTCAAGGTTGATCCCACGGAGTTTAATGTGCTGAACCACGGCGATTCCTGGTCGAATAATATTATGTTCCAGTATGACGCCTTTGGAAAGATCAAGGAGGTTTATATGGTCGATTATCAGATCCCAAAATACGGAACCGTGGCCCAGGACCTTCAGTACTTCTTGCTCTCCTCCACAAAGCTGGAGGATAAGCTCACAAAATTCGATTACTATATTAAGGTTTATCATGAAAACCTGGTGGAGCACCTGAAAATTCTAAAGTACTCAAAACCCATCCCCAGTCTGCGGGACATTCATTTGGCGCTCTTTAAATACGGATTTTTCG GCTATACCGTGGTCACTGGTGTGATGGCTGCCGTTCTGCTGGATCCCACAGACTCGGCAAGTTTTGAGAACTTTATGGGTGATACTGAAGCAGGAGTGGACTTCCAGATGCAGATGTACAATGGCCCTCGGTACCGCAAACACATCCAAGCGATTATGCCCTGGCTGCTAAATCGTGGCTGTTTAGATATCTAG